The Enterobacter asburiae genome window below encodes:
- a CDS encoding helix-turn-helix domain-containing protein, whose amino-acid sequence MSNSTDSQKKRSKGSAVNWHRADIVAALHKRGLSLSALSRHHGLASRTLSNAFERHYPRAEKIIAEALDTTPETIWPERYAGRSVKKES is encoded by the coding sequence TTGAGTAACTCAACAGATTCGCAAAAAAAGCGAAGTAAGGGAAGTGCTGTTAACTGGCACCGGGCAGATATTGTCGCCGCCCTGCACAAGCGGGGACTTTCCCTGTCTGCTCTCTCCCGGCACCACGGGCTGGCCTCAAGGACGCTGAGTAACGCTTTTGAGCGTCACTATCCCCGGGCAGAAAAGATTATTGCTGAGGCACTGGATACCACGCCCGAAACCATCTGGCCTGAGCGCTACGCAGGCAGGTCTGTCAAAAAGGAAAGCTGA
- a CDS encoding JAB domain-containing protein gives MAFTACDQSGLYRTTGPVSREDIICFAHTLLSRWFRNRRKITSSDDVHQWLALKLAEDTRESFGMILLSQQHHLLGYHTLFTGTLNQTMVYPREIVALALTHHAAAVILVHNHPSGEPEPSHADKHITQKITDALSLLDIRVVDHLIVGGDDAYSFAEHGLL, from the coding sequence ATGGCTTTTACCGCCTGCGACCAGAGCGGTCTTTACCGGACCACCGGACCGGTGTCCCGCGAGGATATTATCTGCTTTGCCCATACGCTGCTCTCCCGCTGGTTTCGCAATCGCCGAAAAATTACGTCCTCTGATGATGTTCACCAGTGGCTGGCGCTGAAGCTGGCAGAGGACACCCGGGAGAGCTTCGGAATGATACTGCTCTCGCAGCAGCACCATCTTCTGGGCTACCACACCCTGTTCACCGGGACGCTGAACCAGACCATGGTGTACCCCCGCGAAATTGTCGCTCTGGCACTGACGCATCATGCAGCCGCAGTGATACTGGTCCATAACCACCCAAGCGGTGAGCCTGAGCCGAGCCACGCCGATAAACACATTACCCAAAAAATTACCGATGCGCTTTCACTCCTTGATATCCGCGTCGTGGACCACCTTATTGTGGGTGGTGATGATGCATACTCTTTTGCAGAGCATGGCCTGCTTTGA
- a CDS encoding DUF2787 family protein, whose product MNINAVIQPAGFVLPVSLQLFDMLMAEAGEIPASKHRVTAVTLNFRDPDYSVERGGYHPVEIRLVHQGDEWCLDYATDFGYVGNVYPELEKIIDISWSQGYVWHCRTGDLSPSEARALYTLWERNFLSYHASGVYTTRVMWES is encoded by the coding sequence ATGAACATCAATGCCGTTATTCAACCGGCAGGCTTTGTGCTGCCTGTCAGTCTGCAGCTGTTCGACATGTTGATGGCAGAGGCGGGCGAAATACCTGCCAGTAAACATCGCGTCACCGCCGTTACGCTCAACTTCCGGGACCCGGACTACAGCGTGGAGCGGGGCGGTTATCACCCGGTGGAAATCCGGCTAGTTCACCAGGGGGACGAGTGGTGTCTGGACTACGCCACCGATTTTGGCTATGTCGGCAACGTTTATCCCGAGCTTGAGAAAATCATCGATATCAGCTGGTCGCAGGGCTATGTCTGGCACTGCCGTACAGGGGATTTGTCCCCGTCTGAGGCCCGGGCGCTATACACCCTGTGGGAGCGCAACTTCCTGAGCTATCACGCCAGCGGGGTCTACACCACCCGCGTGATGTGGGAAAGCTGA
- a CDS encoding type IV toxin-antitoxin system YeeU family antitoxin: MTHSTHTPSPATPWWGLWRDVTPLFGARLVQEGHNLHFLADRAGFSGVFSESDARHLDQAFPLFMKQMEGMLLSGELEPRRAKGITLQAKELTCEADTLGSCGYVYIAIYPTPVPVPATQD; this comes from the coding sequence ATGACCCATTCAACACATACACCGTCGCCAGCAACCCCCTGGTGGGGGCTCTGGCGTGATGTGACGCCGCTGTTTGGTGCACGACTGGTACAGGAAGGCCACAACCTACATTTTCTGGCCGACCGGGCCGGGTTTAGCGGTGTGTTCAGCGAAAGCGATGCACGCCATCTGGACCAGGCCTTTCCACTGTTCATGAAGCAGATGGAAGGCATGCTGTTGTCTGGTGAGCTGGAGCCGCGCAGGGCGAAGGGCATCACACTGCAGGCGAAGGAACTGACTTGTGAGGCTGATACGCTTGGCTCCTGCGGCTATGTATATATCGCCATTTATCCCACTCCTGTCCCGGTTCCAGCAACACAGGACTGA
- a CDS encoding DUF905 family protein: protein MLPSDTFTRQDAERVVSAYDRVAIEDDQHTHFRLAIRDAEGQLIWRVWNFEPGAGQGLNHYLQRYGVKK from the coding sequence TTGCTGCCATCGGACACGTTCACCCGACAGGATGCGGAGCGTGTTGTGTCAGCGTATGACCGTGTCGCTATTGAGGATGACCAGCATACCCACTTTCGGCTGGCAATACGCGATGCTGAAGGTCAGCTTATCTGGCGGGTCTGGAACTTTGAGCCCGGAGCCGGGCAGGGTCTTAACCACTATCTGCAACGCTATGGCGTGAAAAAATGA
- a CDS encoding tyrosine-type recombinase/integrase has translation MTSNHKGRRAETVRLQNVSTTNPAQLWLAGLAPAGRKGMQSQLRRCAGILLPGSDIDSYPWQMLNYTGVMLVRSALLNEGYAVATVNMALSALKSVAGVAFSMGILDADMLERIRNVRRVSGDGCRQGRALARHEIRSMLTAAATYSSVRCQRERAILLLLCGAGLRAGELVALNVEDIDVSTGIVWVREGKGRKSRDIHLAVKVWTQLRRWLKCRGGHEGPLFSRISLADRLGPRRLTTTGLTGLLAQLRQAAGVDYFTPHDLRRTFITQLLEQGTDLNVVRQLAGHADIATTTRYDYRGRGMLDRASRAFCCW, from the coding sequence ATGACCTCGAACCACAAGGGCAGGCGCGCGGAAACTGTACGCCTGCAAAACGTCTCCACCACCAATCCGGCACAGCTTTGGCTGGCAGGTCTGGCGCCTGCCGGGCGCAAGGGGATGCAAAGCCAGCTTCGGCGCTGTGCCGGTATCCTGCTTCCGGGCTCGGATATCGACAGTTACCCCTGGCAGATGCTGAACTACACGGGGGTGATGCTGGTGCGCTCGGCGCTGCTGAATGAGGGCTATGCTGTTGCTACCGTGAACATGGCGCTGTCGGCGCTGAAGTCAGTTGCCGGAGTGGCCTTCAGTATGGGGATACTGGATGCTGATATGCTGGAGCGGATACGCAACGTCAGGCGGGTCAGTGGTGACGGTTGTCGGCAGGGGCGTGCGCTGGCCCGCCATGAAATCCGGTCAATGCTGACGGCGGCAGCGACGTATTCCTCCGTGCGCTGTCAGCGCGAGCGGGCCATTTTATTGCTTCTGTGTGGTGCCGGGCTGCGTGCGGGTGAGCTGGTTGCCCTTAATGTTGAGGATATTGACGTCTCCACGGGGATCGTTTGGGTCAGGGAGGGGAAAGGGCGCAAAAGTCGTGATATTCACCTTGCCGTAAAGGTTTGGACACAGCTGCGGCGCTGGCTAAAGTGCCGGGGAGGGCATGAGGGGCCGTTATTCAGTCGTATCAGCTTGGCAGACCGGCTTGGGCCACGTAGGCTTACCACTACCGGATTGACGGGGCTGTTGGCACAGCTACGCCAGGCCGCTGGCGTGGACTATTTTACCCCGCACGACCTCAGACGAACGTTCATTACACAACTATTGGAACAGGGAACCGACCTCAACGTGGTACGCCAACTGGCAGGTCATGCCGATATCGCCACAACCACCCGCTATGACTACAGGGGCCGAGGTATGCTGGACAGGGCCTCCCGAGCGTTCTGTTGCTGGTAA
- a CDS encoding helix-turn-helix transcriptional regulator has product MNEMKLVKIRVVLERCAVSRATLYRMIEKGTFPRPKSLTGGRAVAWLESDVSEWIASRVTTGGC; this is encoded by the coding sequence ATGAACGAGATGAAACTGGTGAAAATTCGGGTCGTACTGGAGCGCTGTGCGGTGAGCCGCGCCACGTTGTACCGGATGATTGAGAAAGGCACTTTTCCACGCCCTAAATCCCTGACTGGAGGGCGAGCGGTAGCCTGGCTGGAAAGTGACGTCAGTGAATGGATTGCTTCCCGCGTCACTACAGGAGGCTGCTGA
- a CDS encoding IS3 family transposase (programmed frameshift), with protein sequence MTGILLGQEARKRKTPQEKIAIIQQTMEPGMNVSHVARLHGIQPSLLFKWKKQYQEGSLTAVAAGEEVVPASELTAALKQVRELQRLLGKKTMEVEILKEAVEYGQSPKMDSARALVAKGRGIALVSRTMGVSRAQLSLRINRSADWQDRRCNRRNDEADEEILSAILDIISDMPSYGYRRVWGILRKQRRTEGQPPVNAKRLYRIMSEHNLLLLHDKPERPKREHKGKIAVAESDMRWCSDGFEFGCDNGEKLRVTFALDCCDREAIDWAASTGGYDSSTVQDVMLRSVEKRFGDRLPETPVQWLTDNGSAYTAYETRRFARELNLEPCTTAVSSPQSNGMAERFVKTMKEDYIAFMPKPDVRTALRNLAVAFTHYNENHPHSALGYHSPREYRRQRTSLT encoded by the exons ATGACCGGGATCCTGTTAGGGCAAGAAGCCCGTAAACGTAAAACTCCTCAGGAGAAGATCGCCATTATCCAGCAGACGATGGAGCCGGGCATGAATGTCTCCCATGTCGCCCGCCTGCATGGTATCCAGCCCAGCCTGCTGTTTAAGTGGAAGAAGCAATATCAGGAAGGCAGCCTCACCGCCGTTGCGGCCGGAGAGGAAGTCGTTCCTGCTTCTGAGCTTACTGCTGCTCTGAAGCAGGTCCGGGAACTTCAGCGCCTTCTGGGCAAGAAGACGATGGAAGTTGAGATCCTGAAAGAAGCCGTGGAGTACGGCCAGTCGC CGAAAATGGATAGCGCACGCGCCCTTGTTGCCAAAGGACGGGGAATAGCCCTGGTCAGCCGCACCATGGGCGTGTCGCGTGCGCAGCTGTCACTGCGGATTAACCGTTCTGCCGACTGGCAGGACAGGCGCTGTAACCGGCGTAATGACGAAGCAGACGAAGAAATACTGTCGGCTATCCTCGACATCATCAGCGATATGCCGAGTTATGGTTATCGACGCGTGTGGGGCATCCTGCGCAAGCAACGTCGCACAGAGGGACAGCCACCTGTGAACGCCAAACGGCTTTACAGGATAATGAGCGAGCATAACCTGTTGTTGTTGCATGACAAACCAGAGCGACCGAAGCGTGAACATAAGGGCAAGATAGCGGTGGCAGAAAGCGATATGCGCTGGTGTTCAGATGGCTTCGAGTTCGGCTGCGACAACGGCGAAAAACTGCGGGTAACGTTCGCGCTGGACTGCTGCGACCGTGAGGCCATAGACTGGGCAGCAAGCACGGGAGGCTATGACAGTTCGACCGTGCAGGATGTGATGCTGAGGTCGGTGGAAAAGCGCTTCGGCGACAGGCTACCGGAAACACCAGTGCAGTGGCTGACGGATAACGGTTCAGCGTATACCGCGTATGAAACGCGGAGGTTCGCGAGAGAGCTGAATCTGGAGCCCTGCACAACAGCGGTGAGCAGCCCGCAGAGTAATGGCATGGCCGAACGGTTCGTGAAAACGATGAAAGAAGACTATATCGCGTTCATGCCAAAACCGGATGTGAGAACAGCACTGCGAAACCTTGCAGTAGCGTTCACGCATTACAATGAAAACCACCCGCACAGCGCGCTGGGATATCACTCCCCGAGGGAATACCGGCGGCAGCGGACATCGTTAACTTAA
- a CDS encoding type I restriction-modification system subunit M — protein MTNFSSMAAFLWSVADLLRGDFKQSQYGRVILPFTVLRRLECVLTPTKQAVLDKLPVVEKLDENAADAILRHASGQHFYNTSPLDLSKLGETQPRLNLERYIRSFSYDAREIFEHFKFYEFIQQLDDANLLYKVAKKFAEADLSPSSVSNHDMGLIFEDLIRRFAESSNETAGEHFTPRDIVRLTTSLVFADDDAALTKPGLIRRIYDPTAGTGGFLSSGMEYLHGINPSASLRAYGQELNPESYAICKADMLIKGQDISNIKLGNTLSDDQLWNERFDYCLSNPPFGVDWKKIDTVIRKEHKKGYDGRFGPGLPRVSDGSLLFLLHLISKMNDDSRIGIILNGSPLFTGGAGSGESEIRRFVLEQDLLDAIVALPTDMFYNTGIATYIWVLSNHKPKERKGKVLLINATEQFAPMRKSLGSKRKELTEAQIDEIVNQYTRYQPSANVKLFKTSDFGYRRITVERPLKLAFYPRDLDRRVALLADKDWSKYGDLELLAALDAMDDKYLSREKFKKALPKVSAAQFKLLIKHLSETDENAEVCKAKGKPEPDASLRDYENVPLSESVETYFTREVLPYIPDAWIDIEKTDPYDGQVGLVGYEIPFNRYFYQYQSPRSLEEIDRDLDEVSREIMVLLAEVHS, from the coding sequence ATGACTAATTTTTCTTCAATGGCGGCTTTCTTATGGTCCGTCGCTGACTTACTACGTGGTGATTTCAAGCAATCTCAGTATGGCAGAGTGATTCTGCCATTTACCGTTCTTCGTCGTCTTGAGTGCGTGCTTACGCCTACCAAACAGGCTGTACTTGATAAGTTACCTGTGGTTGAAAAGCTTGATGAGAACGCTGCCGATGCAATTCTTCGCCACGCTTCCGGGCAACACTTTTACAATACTTCGCCGTTGGACCTCAGTAAGTTGGGGGAAACACAGCCACGACTTAATCTTGAACGTTACATTCGCTCATTCAGCTATGACGCGCGTGAGATCTTCGAACACTTTAAATTCTATGAGTTTATACAGCAGCTTGATGATGCCAATTTACTCTACAAAGTAGCCAAAAAATTTGCCGAGGCTGATTTGAGCCCTTCTTCTGTCAGTAACCACGATATGGGGCTGATATTTGAGGACTTGATCCGCCGGTTTGCAGAAAGTTCTAACGAAACGGCGGGTGAGCACTTTACGCCACGGGATATCGTGCGACTGACAACCTCTCTGGTGTTTGCGGACGACGATGCAGCGTTGACTAAACCGGGACTGATCCGCCGCATCTACGATCCTACTGCCGGGACAGGCGGCTTCCTTTCCAGTGGTATGGAATACCTGCATGGAATAAATCCCAGTGCCAGCCTTCGGGCCTATGGTCAGGAGCTAAACCCAGAGTCTTACGCTATCTGTAAAGCGGACATGCTGATCAAGGGACAAGATATCAGCAATATCAAGCTGGGTAATACCCTCTCTGACGATCAGCTCTGGAATGAGCGTTTTGATTACTGCCTGTCCAACCCACCGTTTGGCGTTGACTGGAAAAAGATTGATACCGTTATCCGCAAAGAACATAAAAAGGGCTACGATGGGCGTTTTGGACCCGGTTTGCCGAGAGTATCCGATGGTTCTTTGCTGTTCTTGCTGCACCTGATTAGTAAGATGAACGATGACAGCCGTATCGGGATCATTCTTAATGGTTCGCCACTCTTTACCGGAGGTGCGGGCAGTGGTGAAAGCGAGATCCGCCGCTTTGTGCTGGAACAGGATCTGCTGGATGCTATTGTCGCGTTGCCGACCGATATGTTCTACAACACCGGGATTGCGACTTACATCTGGGTACTCAGCAATCATAAACCGAAAGAACGTAAGGGCAAGGTGCTGCTGATTAATGCCACGGAGCAATTTGCGCCGATGCGGAAATCTCTTGGTAGTAAGCGTAAAGAGTTAACGGAAGCGCAGATTGACGAGATTGTGAATCAGTATACGCGCTATCAACCTTCGGCTAATGTTAAGCTGTTTAAAACCTCTGATTTTGGCTATCGCCGTATTACGGTGGAAAGACCGCTTAAGCTGGCATTTTATCCACGCGATCTTGATCGTCGCGTAGCGTTGCTGGCGGATAAAGACTGGTCCAAATATGGTGATTTAGAGTTATTAGCCGCTCTGGATGCAATGGATGATAAATATTTAAGCCGGGAAAAATTCAAAAAAGCATTGCCGAAAGTTTCTGCTGCTCAGTTTAAGCTGTTGATAAAACACTTAAGTGAAACAGATGAGAATGCTGAAGTTTGTAAAGCTAAGGGTAAGCCAGAACCTGACGCCAGTTTGCGTGATTATGAAAATGTGCCGTTGAGTGAATCTGTTGAAACGTATTTCACACGCGAGGTATTACCCTATATACCTGATGCGTGGATCGATATCGAAAAAACCGATCCTTATGATGGACAGGTCGGTTTAGTGGGTTATGAAATTCCTTTTAACCGCTATTTTTATCAGTATCAGTCGCCACGTTCCTTGGAAGAGATTGATCGCGACTTGGATGAAGTGAGCAGAGAAATTATGGTCTTGCTGGCGGAGGTCCATTCGTGA
- a CDS encoding restriction endonuclease subunit S, which yields MKYRAYSEYKDSCVEWLGEIPARWTLEKFKYLFQVSNEKNGVEPVGQMLSVSGYRGVEVKEYNDEAKKRTLEEVAEYRVVRKGQLVVNTMWLNYSGLGVSDYEGYVSPAYRAYRFTKNVNKKYIHYLLRSNPYVMAYTSQMQGIRPNSLQIKTDDFQSLPVLLPSVVEQECIAKFLDYELDKIDLLIDKQVRLIELLKEKRQAVISDVVRRGLNHRVKLKVSGNEWLGEVPEHWGVSQIGWLCKVGNGSTPNRDNQSYWLSGDYPWLNSSKVNDDIVTNAEQFVTSKALLECSLPLVKKGSVIIAITGEGKTRGTSALLMMDATINQHIAYMTPLSKNKILPEYLHLWLQSKYDQIRFESSGGGSTKAAITCSDVKKYIIPLPPLNEQKVIVADVEEKKRCFNTLVMHCEQQISLLKERRSALISAAVTGKIDVRNWQPAAKDAA from the coding sequence GTGAAGTACAGAGCATATTCAGAATATAAAGACTCTTGTGTGGAATGGCTTGGAGAGATCCCTGCTAGATGGACACTTGAGAAATTCAAATACTTGTTCCAAGTAAGTAATGAAAAAAATGGTGTGGAGCCTGTTGGGCAGATGTTATCTGTATCCGGTTATAGGGGAGTAGAAGTAAAAGAGTACAATGATGAGGCAAAGAAAAGAACGCTTGAAGAAGTAGCAGAATACCGTGTTGTGAGAAAAGGGCAGTTAGTTGTTAATACAATGTGGCTTAACTATTCTGGCCTAGGTGTTTCCGATTATGAAGGATATGTTAGTCCTGCATATAGGGCATATAGGTTTACAAAAAATGTTAATAAGAAATATATACATTATTTGTTGCGTTCAAATCCATACGTCATGGCTTATACTTCGCAAATGCAAGGTATAAGACCAAATTCATTACAAATTAAAACAGATGATTTTCAATCATTGCCTGTACTTTTGCCTTCAGTAGTTGAGCAGGAGTGTATTGCGAAATTTTTAGATTACGAATTGGATAAGATTGACCTATTAATCGACAAACAAGTTCGACTCATTGAACTTCTGAAAGAAAAACGGCAAGCGGTGATTTCTGATGTCGTAAGAAGAGGGTTAAATCATCGTGTTAAGCTCAAAGTTTCAGGAAATGAGTGGTTAGGTGAAGTGCCTGAGCACTGGGGGGTATCCCAGATAGGTTGGCTTTGTAAAGTTGGTAATGGCAGTACTCCTAATAGAGATAATCAATCCTACTGGCTTTCAGGTGATTACCCATGGCTTAATAGCTCTAAAGTAAACGATGATATTGTTACTAATGCAGAGCAATTTGTCACTTCAAAAGCATTGTTGGAGTGCAGTTTACCTTTAGTAAAAAAAGGTAGCGTCATCATTGCAATTACAGGGGAAGGGAAAACGAGAGGTACCTCCGCGTTATTGATGATGGATGCCACTATTAATCAGCATATTGCTTATATGACTCCTTTGTCAAAAAATAAAATATTACCAGAATATCTTCATTTATGGCTTCAAAGTAAATATGATCAGATTCGTTTTGAATCATCTGGTGGGGGCAGTACAAAGGCCGCAATAACTTGTTCTGACGTGAAAAAATATATTATCCCGCTACCGCCATTAAATGAGCAGAAAGTTATTGTTGCTGATGTTGAAGAAAAAAAACGATGTTTCAATACCCTTGTGATGCATTGTGAACAGCAAATATCTTTGCTAAAGGAGCGTCGTTCCGCCCTAATTTCCGCTGCCGTAACAGGTAAAATCGATGTACGCAACTGGCAACCCGCTGCTAAGGACGCTGCATGA
- a CDS encoding DUF5655 domain-containing protein, which translates to MSDIQLFCYGKNGVSELPGKSAAIEKDLQKLIESHMEAFLGVRFLATEYSTGKTHKGRIDSLGLDENNTPVIIEYKRQSNENVINQGLFYLDWLLDHQAEFRWLVMDKFGKQVADDIDWSNARVICIAADFTKYDEHAVAQINRNINLIRYKLFNPDLLMFELVNAATETHKPQPVAIENQVPKQKKNAQRYRLDKSSPELVALYQNICDFADSLGDEVQRKELLLYTAFQKIKNFLSVVIWPTAKEPHVKLYLKLKPEQVIISDIVRDVTNLGHWGTGDIEVVVHNQADLAKAKLLIEQAYQEN; encoded by the coding sequence ATGAGTGATATCCAGCTCTTTTGTTATGGTAAAAACGGTGTCTCTGAACTTCCGGGAAAATCAGCAGCCATTGAAAAAGATCTTCAGAAACTGATCGAGTCTCATATGGAGGCTTTCCTTGGGGTACGTTTTTTGGCGACAGAATACAGCACAGGCAAGACCCATAAGGGGCGCATTGACTCATTGGGGCTGGATGAAAACAACACGCCAGTGATTATCGAATATAAACGTCAGAGTAACGAGAACGTCATTAATCAGGGGTTGTTCTATCTGGACTGGCTATTAGATCATCAGGCCGAGTTCCGTTGGCTGGTGATGGATAAGTTTGGCAAACAGGTTGCTGACGATATCGATTGGTCCAATGCCCGTGTGATTTGCATTGCGGCAGATTTTACCAAATATGACGAGCATGCCGTTGCGCAGATTAACCGCAATATCAATCTTATCCGCTATAAGCTGTTTAACCCTGATCTCCTGATGTTTGAGCTGGTGAATGCTGCTACCGAGACTCACAAGCCTCAGCCTGTTGCAATAGAGAATCAGGTGCCGAAGCAGAAGAAAAATGCTCAACGCTATCGTCTGGATAAGTCTTCCCCTGAACTGGTTGCGCTTTATCAGAATATCTGTGATTTTGCTGATAGCTTGGGTGATGAGGTTCAGCGCAAAGAGTTACTGCTTTATACTGCGTTTCAGAAGATAAAGAATTTTCTAAGCGTCGTGATATGGCCCACAGCCAAAGAACCACACGTCAAGCTTTACCTGAAACTAAAACCGGAGCAGGTGATCATCTCTGATATCGTCAGAGATGTTACTAATTTGGGACACTGGGGAACCGGTGATATTGAGGTGGTTGTCCATAATCAGGCAGATTTAGCAAAAGCTAAGTTACTGATTGAGCAAGCGTATCAAGAGAACTGA